A region of Sulfurovum sp. DNA encodes the following proteins:
- the infA gene encoding translation initiation factor IF-1 — protein MAKDDVIEIDGKVVEALPNATFRVELDNGHVILCHIAGKMRMHYIKILPGDKVKIELTPYSLDKGRITFRYK, from the coding sequence ATGGCAAAAGATGATGTAATTGAAATTGATGGTAAAGTGGTTGAGGCATTACCAAATGCAACATTTAGGGTAGAGCTTGATAATGGACATGTTATTTTGTGTCATATTGCAGGAAAGATGCGTATGCACTATATTAAGATCCTTCCAGGAGATAAGGTTAAGATTGAGCTCACCCCTTATAGCCTCGACAAAGGGCGTATTACATTTAGATATAAATAG
- a CDS encoding UDP-N-acetylmuramoyl-L-alanyl-D-glutamate--2,6-diaminopimelate ligase: MKLPFGLKEGYAFITDNTTKLDPDTLFLKTAQNTPHYEKLNKKPVYIKPQELIKLWGLDTIHVVGVTGTNGKTTVTAAIYSFLLDLGEKPALQGTRGLFAQEQRIEEKSMTTPSILETLYNMKQTYDLGCSYFIMEVSSHAIHQKRIEGIAFALKVHTNVTSDHLDYHGTIEEYRRIKSLFFADDTMKLLNKDDIKHISYNWKNAYSYGIDEPATYKVQAFSLLDGITAGFKYMQEEVTFHSPMVGLFNLSNLMAAIGSVHLLLKRSLKEICEVVEYFAGVSGRMEVISADPLIIVDFAHTDDGMCAVFESMKDRDISVVFGAGGNRDKKKRPNMGAVAGRYASKIYVTSDNPRDEVPEQILEDILVGLVGKENVTACPDRRLAIKMALDTLKPNEVLLILGKGDETYQEIKGVKYPFDDRKVVRELLENRK; this comes from the coding sequence GTGAAACTCCCCTTTGGGCTAAAAGAGGGGTATGCCTTCATTACAGACAATACAACCAAGCTCGACCCAGATACACTTTTTCTAAAAACAGCACAAAATACCCCTCACTATGAAAAATTAAATAAGAAACCAGTATATATTAAACCTCAAGAGCTGATTAAGCTTTGGGGGCTTGATACTATTCATGTTGTGGGAGTAACTGGTACAAATGGAAAAACCACTGTAACTGCAGCAATATACTCCTTTCTACTCGACCTAGGTGAGAAGCCAGCACTTCAGGGCACACGAGGACTTTTTGCGCAGGAGCAGCGTATTGAAGAGAAGAGTATGACTACACCCTCTATTCTGGAGACACTGTACAATATGAAGCAGACATATGATCTAGGGTGTAGTTACTTTATTATGGAAGTTAGCTCTCATGCCATTCATCAAAAGCGTATTGAAGGGATTGCATTTGCACTGAAGGTGCATACCAATGTCACCAGTGATCATCTTGACTACCATGGTACCATTGAAGAGTATCGTCGTATTAAGAGCCTTTTCTTTGCTGATGATACAATGAAACTTTTAAATAAGGATGATATTAAGCATATAAGCTATAACTGGAAGAATGCTTACAGTTACGGGATAGATGAGCCGGCAACTTATAAGGTACAGGCATTTTCTTTGCTTGATGGTATTACCGCAGGTTTTAAATATATGCAAGAGGAGGTAACTTTCCACTCTCCAATGGTAGGACTTTTTAATCTTTCCAATCTAATGGCAGCCATTGGTTCGGTACATCTACTTCTTAAACGTTCACTTAAGGAGATTTGTGAAGTAGTTGAGTATTTTGCAGGAGTTTCAGGACGTATGGAAGTTATCAGTGCTGATCCACTTATTATTGTAGATTTTGCCCATACTGATGATGGGATGTGTGCGGTATTTGAGTCAATGAAGGATCGTGATATTTCAGTAGTATTTGGTGCTGGCGGTAATCGTGATAAAAAGAAACGCCCAAATATGGGTGCAGTAGCTGGACGATATGCTAGTAAAATCTATGTTACTTCAGACAATCCACGTGATGAGGTACCTGAACAAATTCTTGAAGATATTCTTGTTGGGCTTGTAGGCAAAGAGAATGTCACTGCTTGTCCTGACAGACGACTTGCTATTAAAATGGCTCTTGATACATTGAAACCTAATGAGGTATTACTTATTCTTGGTAAGGGTGATGAGACTTATCAGGAGATAAAAGGGGTGAAGTATCCATTTGATGATCGCAAAGTAGTACGGGAGCTTTTAGAGAACAGGAAATAA
- a CDS encoding DUF2249 domain-containing protein — translation MSHFKKIFFDARELEHPIPLERSIAILRELGKVNFFYMIHRKNPIPLIDMASEQGFMVLNKEDKNGTWHILITHNPELNLEELCDV, via the coding sequence ATGTCACACTTCAAAAAGATCTTCTTTGATGCAAGAGAACTTGAACATCCTATCCCTTTAGAGCGTTCTATTGCCATATTGAGAGAGCTTGGAAAAGTCAATTTCTTCTATATGATTCACCGCAAAAACCCTATTCCACTTATCGATATGGCAAGTGAACAGGGGTTTATGGTATTAAATAAAGAAGATAAGAATGGCACATGGCATATTCTTATCACGCATAATCCTGAACTCAATCTCGAAGAGCTCTGTGATGTTTAG
- a CDS encoding hemerythrin domain-containing protein, whose translation MSILQFMTNEHRECDTIFATAEQAVANSDWEMAEKAFLSFSNETLIHFKREEEELFPAFETQTGNMQGPTQVMRYEHEQVKGLIGKLAEAMEAKDKDAYLSLCESMMILLQQHNMKEEQMLYAMCERLLSPNFKEETLEKMKQVVL comes from the coding sequence ATGAGTATTTTACAATTTATGACCAATGAGCACAGAGAGTGTGATACAATATTCGCAACAGCAGAGCAAGCAGTTGCAAACAGTGATTGGGAAATGGCAGAGAAAGCCTTTTTGAGTTTTAGCAATGAGACATTAATACATTTCAAACGTGAAGAGGAAGAACTATTCCCTGCTTTTGAAACACAAACAGGTAATATGCAAGGACCTACACAGGTGATGCGTTATGAGCATGAACAAGTTAAAGGGCTTATTGGCAAACTGGCTGAAGCAATGGAAGCCAAAGACAAAGATGCCTATCTTTCACTCTGTGAATCAATGATGATTTTACTTCAGCAACATAATATGAAAGAAGAACAGATGCTTTATGCCATGTGCGAAAGACTCTTATCGCCTAACTTCAAGGAGGAGACACTTGAAAAGATGAAACAGGTAGTGCTATAG
- the panD gene encoding aspartate 1-decarboxylase, with product MNITMLYSKLHRATVTDANLNYVGSITIDQNLLEATNMRIGQKIDIVNINNGERFSTYILSGERGKGDICLNGAAARKVHKGDKIIIIAYASMSEEEAEAHEPKIVILNDDNTIAQTFKGLT from the coding sequence ATGAATATTACTATGCTTTATTCTAAACTGCATAGAGCAACTGTGACTGATGCAAATCTTAACTATGTAGGCTCCATTACGATTGATCAAAATCTTCTTGAAGCTACCAATATGCGCATAGGACAAAAGATTGATATTGTCAATATTAATAATGGTGAACGTTTTTCTACCTATATTCTTTCTGGTGAGCGTGGTAAGGGTGATATTTGTCTCAATGGTGCAGCTGCAAGAAAGGTACACAAGGGAGATAAGATTATCATTATTGCCTATGCAAGTATGAGTGAAGAGGAAGCAGAAGCTCATGAGCCCAAGATTGTTATCCTTAATGATGACAATACGATTGCGCAGACATTTAAGGGGCTAACATAA
- a CDS encoding DNA-directed RNA polymerase subunit alpha, translated as MRKIKVAPFMPTEVEVNEISKNRAEIIAYPFESGYAVTLAHPLRRLILGSSIGYAPISIKIEGTAHEFDTIRGMHEDVAVFIINLKNIRFKIKDESDRVELKYSFSGHKEVTAQDLNNDQIEVVNGNLPLATLNEDAELNFTVVIAKGIGYVPSEEMRDEVAPDAIALDAFFTPVRKANYKIDPVLVEDNPSFEKITFDIETDAQIGPVEAFTNALEVMNKQLSVFGGVLDVDISAPTLRRSGDDNELKPFLQTVDSLGLSARSFNSLDRAGIKYLGELVLMSENNIKNIKNLGKKSFDEINECLVEQGYGSTFELKESTRVNLVKKIEQLKV; from the coding sequence ATGAGAAAAATTAAAGTTGCACCATTTATGCCGACAGAGGTAGAGGTCAATGAGATTAGCAAAAACCGTGCTGAGATTATTGCCTATCCATTTGAGAGTGGCTATGCTGTTACTCTTGCGCATCCACTCAGACGTTTGATTCTTGGATCATCCATTGGGTATGCACCAATTTCTATAAAGATTGAAGGTACGGCACATGAGTTTGATACCATTAGAGGTATGCATGAAGATGTAGCTGTATTTATTATTAACCTTAAAAATATTCGTTTTAAAATTAAAGATGAAAGTGACAGAGTAGAGCTAAAATATAGTTTTTCTGGACACAAGGAAGTAACGGCACAAGATCTTAATAATGATCAAATTGAAGTAGTCAACGGCAATCTTCCTCTTGCAACACTCAATGAGGATGCAGAACTTAACTTTACTGTTGTTATTGCAAAAGGTATTGGATATGTACCAAGTGAGGAGATGAGAGATGAAGTGGCACCTGATGCAATTGCATTAGATGCTTTTTTTACACCAGTAAGAAAAGCTAACTATAAGATTGACCCAGTTTTGGTTGAAGATAATCCAAGTTTTGAGAAGATTACTTTTGATATTGAAACAGATGCGCAGATTGGTCCAGTAGAGGCATTTACTAATGCACTAGAAGTGATGAATAAGCAGTTGTCTGTCTTTGGTGGTGTATTGGATGTAGATATTTCTGCACCAACCCTAAGAAGAAGTGGAGATGATAATGAGCTTAAACCATTTCTTCAGACTGTAGATTCTCTTGGTTTGAGTGCACGTTCATTTAACTCACTTGACAGAGCAGGCATTAAATATCTTGGTGAGCTTGTGTTGATGAGTGAGAATAATATTAAAAATATTAAGAATCTTGGTAAGAAATCTTTTGATGAGATAAATGAGTGTCTTGTTGAGCAAGGATATGGTTCTACGTTTGAACTTAAAGAGAGTACAAGAGTAAATCTTGTAAAAAAAATTGAGCAACTTAAAGTATAA
- the rpsD gene encoding 30S ribosomal protein S4, translating into MARYRGPVERLERRLGVDLGLKGERRLAGKSALEKRPYAPGQHGQRRAKISEYGLQLQEKQKAKFMYGVSEKQFRTLFKEANRKEGNTGAILVQLLEQRLDNVVYRMGFATTRASARQFVNHGHILVDGKRVDIPSYRVRSGQKIEIREKSKNNPQILRAIELTNQTGIVEWVDVDKEKLFGIFSRIPERDEIAIPVEERLIVELYSK; encoded by the coding sequence ATGGCAAGATATAGAGGTCCGGTAGAAAGATTAGAAAGAAGACTTGGTGTTGATCTTGGGCTTAAAGGTGAGCGAAGACTTGCTGGTAAGTCTGCACTTGAGAAAAGACCATATGCACCTGGGCAACATGGTCAAAGAAGAGCAAAGATTAGTGAATATGGGCTTCAGCTCCAAGAAAAACAGAAAGCAAAATTTATGTACGGTGTTTCTGAAAAACAGTTTAGAACACTTTTTAAAGAGGCTAATAGGAAAGAGGGTAACACGGGTGCCATTCTAGTACAACTACTTGAGCAGAGGCTTGATAATGTTGTCTATAGAATGGGATTTGCAACAACAAGGGCATCTGCAAGACAGTTTGTCAATCATGGTCATATACTGGTTGATGGTAAGCGTGTTGATATTCCTTCCTATAGAGTTAGATCTGGTCAAAAAATTGAGATTAGAGAGAAGAGTAAAAACAATCCACAGATTCTTAGGGCAATTGAGTTAACAAATCAGACAGGTATAGTTGAGTGGGTTGATGTTGATAAAGAAAAACTTTTTGGTATCTTTTCAAGAATTCCCGAAAGAGATGAAATTGCAATTCCAGTAGAAGAGCGTTTAATCGTTGAGCTATACTCTAAATAA
- a CDS encoding (2Fe-2S) ferredoxin domain-containing protein codes for MMQGVPQPAFYIFKCQQSAPPGMPKPSCVSQSDPESQQLFQHLAQQLMMKGIIGTVQPIQTGCLNRCQQGPVMLVEPGHTMYVGLTKEKIDRIIDEHIIGGTVVEEYVISEEMWGEPVPPSQMAQ; via the coding sequence ATGATGCAAGGTGTGCCACAACCAGCCTTCTATATTTTCAAATGTCAACAATCAGCACCTCCAGGTATGCCAAAACCAAGCTGTGTGAGCCAGAGTGATCCTGAGAGTCAGCAACTCTTTCAGCATTTAGCACAACAACTGATGATGAAAGGAATTATTGGGACAGTTCAGCCAATTCAGACAGGATGTCTTAACCGTTGCCAACAAGGTCCAGTAATGCTTGTAGAGCCTGGTCATACGATGTATGTAGGGTTAACAAAAGAGAAGATCGACCGTATTATTGATGAGCATATTATTGGTGGCACTGTGGTTGAAGAGTATGTGATTTCTGAAGAGATGTGGGGTGAGCCGGTTCCTCCATCTCAGATGGCACAATAA
- a CDS encoding YbaB/EbfC family nucleoid-associated protein, with the protein MFSNFDMSKMAEVMSQMQEKAKELQEQEKSIELTARAGGGMVEIRANGMGEIIDLNIDNSLLEDKESLQILLISAMNDINKMVEDNRKSQAMGMFGGISPFGP; encoded by the coding sequence ATGTTTAGTAACTTTGATATGAGCAAGATGGCTGAAGTTATGTCTCAGATGCAAGAAAAAGCCAAAGAGTTGCAAGAGCAAGAAAAAAGTATAGAATTAACGGCAAGAGCTGGAGGCGGAATGGTCGAAATACGTGCTAATGGCATGGGTGAGATTATTGATCTAAATATTGATAATTCACTACTAGAGGATAAGGAATCTTTACAGATTTTACTCATCTCAGCGATGAATGATATTAATAAGATGGTAGAGGATAACAGAAAGTCCCAAGCAATGGGGATGTTTGGCGGGATAAGCCCATTTGGTCCATAA
- a CDS encoding putative porin: MKKIILLVTVVASAGMSGGDIERPHKKIKEIKRIALKGDLRLRYESIERDDKENKYRTRYRLRLGAKINLIDSLYINAGMRSGFGNPTSGNQTFHTDEPMGDYFFQSLRLNTLGLVYKSGNTTMKIGREPYMMYRPIKSQLIWDNDISMNGINYQYKDRTQTITIGVNQPTMEEKSVAENSVNLFIAQYVYKTKFNFAKLYTGTGIYYYDGLKDNTPIFGKNKGNTVINGIYANDYHIVEGFGELQFGNVFGMPLKVAASAAYNIAVSGNNFGYDLAFQLGKAKHIGEWQVKYSYTNIQEDAVLGAYSDSDNFGGGTAAKGHAIRTKYKMSKHLYFAGNFFFNKYYESKSKIVGIKPDYKRVQLDCIVKF; this comes from the coding sequence GTGAAAAAAATTATACTCTTGGTCACAGTAGTAGCGTCGGCAGGAATGTCAGGTGGAGATATTGAGCGCCCACATAAAAAAATAAAAGAGATAAAAAGAATAGCACTTAAAGGTGATCTAAGATTAAGGTATGAGAGTATTGAAAGAGATGATAAAGAAAATAAATATAGAACCAGATATCGTCTAAGACTTGGTGCAAAAATTAATCTTATTGATTCTCTCTATATCAATGCAGGAATGCGAAGTGGTTTTGGTAACCCTACATCAGGGAACCAAACTTTTCATACCGATGAGCCAATGGGTGATTACTTTTTTCAATCACTTAGGTTAAATACTTTAGGACTTGTGTATAAATCAGGAAATACTACTATGAAAATTGGTAGAGAGCCCTATATGATGTATAGACCTATTAAGTCTCAGCTCATTTGGGATAATGATATTTCTATGAATGGAATAAATTATCAATACAAAGATAGGACACAGACTATTACAATAGGGGTAAATCAGCCTACTATGGAAGAAAAATCTGTTGCTGAAAATAGTGTCAATCTTTTTATTGCACAGTATGTGTATAAAACTAAATTTAACTTTGCTAAATTGTATACGGGTACTGGTATTTATTACTATGATGGACTAAAAGACAATACACCAATTTTTGGTAAAAATAAAGGTAATACAGTTATAAATGGTATCTATGCCAATGATTATCATATCGTAGAGGGATTTGGAGAATTGCAATTTGGCAATGTATTTGGTATGCCACTTAAGGTTGCAGCATCAGCTGCATATAATATTGCCGTGAGCGGTAATAATTTTGGGTATGATCTTGCATTTCAACTTGGTAAAGCCAAGCATATTGGAGAGTGGCAGGTCAAGTACTCCTATACTAATATTCAAGAAGATGCAGTCCTTGGAGCATACTCTGATTCAGATAACTTTGGTGGTGGTACAGCAGCCAAAGGGCATGCAATACGTACAAAATATAAAATGAGCAAACATCTCTATTTTGCAGGTAATTTTTTCTTTAATAAATATTATGAGAGTAAAAGTAAAATTGTTGGGATAAAGCCAGACTATAAGCGTGTACAACTTGACTGTATTGTTAAGTTCTAA
- the rpsM gene encoding 30S ribosomal protein S13: MARIAGVDLPQKKRIEYALTYIYGIGLTTSRQILDRTGISCDKRVHELTDAEAATIRNDIQEHVMVEGDLRKKVTLDIKALMDLGNYRGLRHRRGLPVRGQKTKTNARTRKGKRKTVGAA; encoded by the coding sequence ATGGCACGTATTGCAGGTGTTGATTTACCACAAAAGAAGAGAATAGAGTATGCATTAACATATATCTATGGTATTGGTTTGACAACGTCAAGACAGATTCTTGATAGAACAGGTATCAGTTGTGACAAGAGAGTTCACGAGCTTACCGATGCAGAAGCAGCAACAATTCGTAATGATATCCAAGAGCATGTTATGGTAGAGGGAGATCTTCGTAAAAAAGTGACACTTGATATTAAAGCATTGATGGATCTTGGTAACTATAGAGGACTTCGACACAGAAGAGGTCTTCCTGTTCGTGGGCAAAAAACAAAGACAAATGCGCGTACTAGAAAAGGTAAGCGTAAAACTGTCGGTGCAGCATAA
- a CDS encoding inorganic phosphate transporter: protein MHNTIKIILGAVFATVVAFYTNSIVFHMAHGGFLVLAAIFGAYMAMNIGANDVANNVGPAVGAGALTIGGAIVIASIFEAGGALVAGGDVVGTIKKGIIDPAAFGGDPLLFVYAMSAALLSAALWLNLATWLKAPVSTTHSIVGGVLGGGIAAGGFAIVSWGTMGKIVASWVISPVLGGAIAAIFLYVVKSQILYKEDRVTAAKKVVPVLVAIMATAFLTYLTLKGLKHVWKDLTEVFSFLPQTKKPTFGVALIFGMIGGAITFFFVKPRVISRIGNMEGSRTDINLLFTIPLIFAAAMLSFAHGANDVANAVGPLAAVNDALTNLAVSKKAAIPLWVMVIGGVGISIGLALFGPRLIKTVGSEITELDQIRAFSIMMAAAITVVIASQLGLPVSSTHIAVGAVFGVGFLREWLDSKNMGENQQKLQGEIEKLHILKADLNACTNEDPTKKLILIEKHKEQKRAVKKLKKAIKENYIKRGMVKKIVAAWIITVPAAAILSALIFYIIKGFVA from the coding sequence ATGCATAATACAATCAAAATAATTCTTGGAGCGGTATTTGCCACAGTTGTTGCTTTCTATACCAATAGTATTGTTTTTCATATGGCACATGGTGGATTCCTTGTTCTTGCAGCAATATTTGGTGCCTATATGGCAATGAATATTGGAGCAAATGATGTTGCTAACAATGTTGGACCTGCAGTAGGTGCAGGCGCATTGACTATTGGTGGTGCAATTGTTATTGCTTCTATTTTTGAGGCAGGTGGTGCCCTTGTTGCTGGGGGAGATGTTGTTGGTACTATTAAAAAAGGTATTATTGACCCAGCTGCTTTTGGGGGAGATCCACTACTCTTTGTCTATGCGATGTCTGCTGCATTATTGTCTGCTGCGCTTTGGCTTAATCTTGCTACTTGGCTCAAAGCACCAGTTTCTACTACCCACTCTATTGTGGGTGGTGTACTTGGAGGTGGAATTGCTGCAGGTGGATTTGCTATTGTCTCTTGGGGAACTATGGGAAAAATTGTTGCATCATGGGTTATCTCACCGGTATTGGGTGGTGCGATAGCAGCAATATTTCTTTATGTTGTCAAATCACAAATTCTTTACAAAGAAGATAGGGTTACTGCAGCAAAAAAAGTTGTACCTGTATTGGTAGCAATCATGGCAACAGCTTTTTTAACCTATTTGACACTTAAGGGGCTTAAGCATGTTTGGAAAGATTTAACAGAAGTATTCTCATTTCTACCACAGACAAAAAAACCTACTTTTGGCGTAGCACTTATTTTTGGTATGATTGGTGGAGCTATTACTTTCTTTTTTGTTAAACCTCGTGTTATTAGTCGTATTGGGAATATGGAAGGTAGTCGTACAGATATCAACCTACTTTTTACTATCCCACTTATTTTTGCTGCGGCAATGCTTAGTTTTGCACATGGTGCCAATGATGTTGCCAATGCCGTTGGTCCACTTGCAGCAGTCAATGATGCACTGACTAATCTTGCTGTCTCTAAAAAAGCAGCAATTCCTCTTTGGGTTATGGTAATTGGTGGTGTTGGTATCTCTATTGGACTGGCACTTTTTGGTCCTAGACTTATCAAGACAGTTGGTTCTGAAATTACTGAGCTTGATCAAATACGTGCTTTTTCCATCATGATGGCAGCAGCAATTACGGTAGTCATTGCTTCTCAGCTTGGCTTGCCTGTCTCTTCAACACATATTGCAGTAGGTGCTGTTTTTGGTGTTGGATTTTTACGAGAATGGCTTGATAGTAAAAATATGGGAGAGAATCAGCAGAAGCTTCAAGGGGAAATAGAGAAGTTACATATACTTAAAGCTGACCTTAATGCTTGTACCAATGAAGATCCAACAAAAAAACTAATACTTATTGAAAAGCATAAAGAGCAAAAAAGAGCAGTCAAGAAGCTCAAAAAGGCAATTAAAGAGAACTATATTAAGCGTGGTATGGTTAAAAAAATTGTTGCGGCATGGATTATCACTGTTCCTGCTGCGGCCATACTCTCAGCACTTATTTTTTACATAATCAAAGGGTTTGTGGCATAG
- the rpmJ gene encoding 50S ribosomal protein L36: MKVRPSVKKMCDDCKIIKRKGIVRVICKNPKHKQRQG, from the coding sequence ATGAAGGTTAGACCATCGGTTAAGAAGATGTGCGATGATTGTAAGATCATTAAGCGCAAAGGAATTGTACGCGTGATTTGTAAAAATCCAAAACATAAACAGAGACAAGGATAA
- a CDS encoding NifU family protein produces MIPFTDEELLLPVKDVIEKVRPSIKLDGGDIELIDIKSGKVYVQLQGACIGCGSSGTTLKFGVERQLKTLIHPDLTVINVPQGFEDKLNQLG; encoded by the coding sequence TTGATTCCATTTACAGATGAAGAGCTTTTGTTGCCAGTAAAAGATGTGATAGAGAAGGTGAGACCTTCAATTAAATTGGATGGAGGCGATATTGAGTTAATTGATATTAAAAGTGGCAAAGTCTATGTTCAGTTACAAGGTGCATGCATAGGTTGCGGGAGTAGTGGTACGACACTAAAGTTTGGAGTAGAGAGACAATTGAAGACATTGATTCATCCAGACCTAACTGTAATAAATGTACCACAGGGTTTTGAAGACAAACTGAACCAATTGGGGTAG
- the rplQ gene encoding 50S ribosomal protein L17 has translation MRHKHGYRKLNRTSSHRAALFKNLSIALTKEGRIETTLPKAKELRSYYEKLITKASSGDLNAHRAIFAMLQDKECTNKIVTEIAPKYVDRNGGYTRIIKTRMRRGDAAPMAIIELV, from the coding sequence ATGAGACATAAGCATGGATACCGTAAACTAAATAGAACCTCTTCTCATAGAGCAGCACTATTTAAAAATCTCTCTATTGCGTTGACAAAAGAGGGTAGAATTGAGACAACACTTCCAAAAGCAAAAGAGCTGAGAAGTTATTATGAAAAATTGATTACAAAAGCATCATCTGGTGACCTTAATGCGCATAGAGCAATCTTTGCAATGCTACAAGACAAAGAGTGTACTAATAAAATTGTTACTGAAATTGCACCAAAATATGTAGATAGAAATGGTGGCTATACACGTATTATTAAAACACGCATGAGAAGAGGTGATGCAGCACCTATGGCAATTATCGAACTCGTATAA
- the rpsK gene encoding 30S ribosomal protein S11, with the protein MAKKKVKKSIAKGVVYVAATFNNTVITVTDEMGNVICWSSAGALGFKGSKKSTPFAATEAVADAMNKAKEHGIKEVGIKVQGPGSGRDTAVKAIGATEGIRVTFLKDITPLPHNGCRPPKKRRV; encoded by the coding sequence ATGGCAAAGAAAAAAGTAAAAAAGAGTATTGCTAAAGGTGTCGTATATGTGGCAGCTACCTTTAACAATACAGTAATTACTGTAACAGATGAAATGGGTAATGTTATCTGTTGGAGTTCTGCAGGAGCACTTGGCTTTAAGGGCTCCAAGAAATCTACACCTTTTGCAGCAACTGAGGCAGTTGCTGATGCAATGAATAAAGCAAAAGAGCATGGTATTAAAGAGGTGGGGATTAAAGTACAAGGTCCAGGTTCTGGTAGAGATACGGCGGTGAAGGCAATTGGTGCGACAGAGGGAATTAGAGTAACGTTCCTTAAGGATATTACACCACTTCCACACAATGGTTGTAGACCACCTAAGAAGAGAAGGGTATAA
- a CDS encoding ankyrin repeat domain-containing protein — protein sequence MNLLTEAIENDSIAQLKSLIEEGVDLNKSILIGEEYDLEDYDNISPLFYAIRKYASLAFIEIMLENGVDLYATDSDGVSALDIAVKFKRKDVIRYCIDQGFNLNTTKRKSGITPVILAACFSDIEMMQILLDGGGDINATDRAGMSPLDYSRKLGQKQMKKYLEEHGARYAAYCD from the coding sequence ATGAATCTATTAACCGAAGCCATAGAGAATGATTCAATTGCTCAACTAAAATCCTTGATTGAAGAAGGAGTTGATTTAAATAAGTCTATTCTTATAGGTGAAGAGTATGATTTGGAGGATTATGATAATATCTCTCCACTTTTTTATGCTATCCGAAAATATGCCTCTTTGGCATTTATTGAAATAATGCTTGAAAATGGTGTTGACCTGTATGCCACAGACAGTGATGGTGTTTCTGCACTTGATATAGCGGTTAAGTTTAAACGTAAAGATGTTATCCGGTATTGTATCGACCAGGGGTTTAATCTCAATACCACTAAACGAAAGAGTGGCATTACACCGGTTATACTTGCTGCTTGTTTTTCTGATATAGAGATGATGCAGATACTCCTTGATGGTGGAGGAGATATCAATGCTACTGATAGGGCTGGAATGAGCCCATTGGATTACTCCCGAAAGCTTGGACAAAAGCAGATGAAAAAGTATCTCGAAGAGCATGGCGCAAGATATGCGGCATATTGCGACTAA